One segment of Carya illinoinensis cultivar Pawnee chromosome 1, C.illinoinensisPawnee_v1, whole genome shotgun sequence DNA contains the following:
- the LOC122291750 gene encoding LIM domain-containing protein WLIM2b, whose amino-acid sequence MSFTGTQQKCKVCEKTVYPVEQLSADGIVYHKSCFKCSHCKGTLKLSNYSSMEGVLYCKPHFEQLFKETGNFNKNFQSPAKSAEKLTPELTRSPSKAASMFSGTQEKCATCGKTAYPLEKVTVESQAYHKSCFKCSHGGCPITPSNYAALEGILYCKHHFSQLFKEKGSYNHLIKSASIKRAAAAASIPEA is encoded by the exons ATGTCTTTCACTGGAACCCAACAGAAATGCAAGGTCTGTGAGAAGACGGTTTATCCGGTAGAGCAGCTATCTGCCGATGGGATTGTTTACCACAAGTCTTGCTTCAAGTGCTCCCACTGCAAAGGGACGCTAAAG CTCAGCAACTATTCTTCAATGGAAGGGGTTTTATACTGTAAGCCTCACTTTGAACAGCTATTCAAGGAGACGGGTAATTTCAACAAGAATTTTCAGTCAC CTGCAAAGTCAGCTGAGAAGTTAACTCCAGAGCTG ACTAGGTCACCAAGCAAAGCTGCTAGCATGTTTTCTGGGACACAAGAAAAGTGTGCTACCTGTGGTAAAACTGCATATCCACTGGAGAAG GTGACAGTGGAGAGCCAGGCCTATCATAAGTCATGTTTCAAGTGCTCACACGGCGGTTGTCCTATAACCCCATCTAATTATGCAGCCCTGGAGGGGATTTTATATTGCAAACACCATTTCTCCCAGCTTTTCAAGGAGAAAGGGAGCTACAACCATCTTATCAAGTCTGCATCAATtaaacgtgcagcagcagcagcctcCATTCCAGAGGCTTAA
- the LOC122291711 gene encoding uncharacterized protein At2g39910, whose translation MSKSFSDLHHLLIQLSEPITESLSKIQYTPPEGSYISVKALIEPLLPHKASLYPSIAEAQIHALIRDFTFACALISSSQSSTHEILSWIPQHLSVSANSSFCKLSEAYCGVFGETNAKRIVELGVDIGSIPEDRRLVVELIPEVLPLFKERIKESSIDKSDESHEALAASARVPVGFAIVAAYQFRWFVTQVGYPYLGQLCTLVIPCALTALDHWSAEVKGQGMISLTHLAKNVDATDLGGYEDVILDACCHNIASSDDIWHHVVEMSTLLVTCTQRGNPRSPWFERMLNEMLSHLERQPRNKERRIAWLKYIEPLLSGVGLVLLAHFRRIFPLFFKWMHADDDETVLLVLERIQIILRLTWIRNTLYVGRLVDELTILYKEAALKRTHKEVRGQIVQILILLQQCKGMQFKAAWGKHKDDPNLTNLESSLSRKDTATVIQ comes from the exons ATGTCGAAATCGTTCTCCGACCTCCATCACCTTCTCATTCA gtTATCGGAGCCAATAACGGAGTCGCTCTCCAAAATCCAATACACTCCACCAGAGGGCTCCTACATTTCTGTCAAAGCCCTAATAGAACCCCTCCTCCCACACAAAGCCTCGCTGTACCCTAGCATCGCCGAGGCCCAAATTCATGctttaataagagattttaccTTCGCTTGCGCCTTGATATCCTCCTCCCAGTCCTCGACCCACGAAATCCTCTCGTGGATTCCCCAGCACCTGTCGGTCTCTGCAAACTCGTCCTTTTGCAAGCTCTCCGAAGCATACTGTGGCGTTTTTGGCGAAACAAATGCAAAGAGGATCGTTGAGTTGGGTGTGGATATTGGTTCGATTCCTGAAGATAGGAGACTTGTGGTGGAATTGATTCCGGAGGTGCTGCCATTGTTTAAGGAAAGGATTAAGGAGAGCTCGATAGATAAGTCGGACGAGAGCCACGAGGCCTTGGCCGCGTCGGCTCGGGTTCCGGTAGGGTTCGCCATCGTAGCAGCTTATCAGTTTAGATGGTTTGTCACTCAG GTTGGTTATCCTTATTTGGGACAACTGTGCACTTTGGTGATTCCTTGTGCATTGACTGCGCTTGATCACTGGTCAGCGGAGGTGAAA gGCCAGGGCATGATTAGCCTTACACATCTTGCAAAAAATGTTGATGCCACGGATCTGGGCGGGTATGAGGatgtgattcttgatgcatGCTGCCATAATATTGCTTCTAGTGATGATATATGGCACCATGTAGTTGAGATGTCGACACTTCTTGTGACTTGTACTCAGAGGGGCAATCCTCGTAGCCCATG GTTTGAAAGGATGTTGAATGAGATGTTAAGTCACTTGGAGCGGCAGCCAAGGAACAAGGAGCGTCGGATTGCATGGCTCAAATATATTGAGCCACTTTTAAGTGGTGTTGGTCTTGTGTTATTAGCTCATTTTAGGCGtatttttccccttttctttAAGTGGATGCATGCCGATGATGATGAGACTGTTCTACTG GTTCTGGAAAGGATCCAAATTATCTTAAGGTTAACATGGATAAGGAACACACTATATGTTGGAAG GTTGGTTGATGAACTCACTATTTTGTATAAAGAGGCAGCATTGAAGAGGACTCACAAAGAAGTTAGAGGACAAATTGTTCAGATATTGATCTTACTCCAACA ATGTAAAGGTATGCAATTCAAAGCAGCCTGGGGCAAGCACAAGGATGATCCAAACTTGACAAATCTTGAGTCATCACTAAGCAGAAAAGACACAGCGACG GTCATTCAATGA
- the LOC122291720 gene encoding glucan endo-1,3-beta-glucosidase 11 has product MAPPPLSSSTFILSLYLFSLLLITTNSLPTTLGVTYFTPVPSTTQPKPAPPVHIATAISSLGFNSIRVLNPDPTLTRAFTYTNTTLFLTIPNPLVQPIASNRSMALRWLYVHVVPFYPRARITTISVGNDLLSASPSGFYSFLLPAIRNVHLALRNLGIRKISVSTSFSFVNIISTPFPPSSAEFQGLASDNLIKPLLQFLRDTNSSFLINIYPYKVYRLNCEIPIGFALFQEHPFNFRDDLITGVRYRNLFDMMVDAAISAMTAVGFENIPVVVAETGWPSSGDALEVDANSAYAEMYLRGLVAHLKSGLGTPLRKEGVAEAYIYELFDDEIRRGTTRHERSWGILFSNMTKKYEIEFSGSDSTGGSRAFLYLCSVAVAVNLIRGPLHLLSW; this is encoded by the coding sequence ATGGCTCCTCCTCCACTCTCCTCCTccactttcattctctctctctacctcttctctctcctcctaATAACCACCAACTCGCTTCCCACCACCCTCGGCGTCACCTACTTCACCCCCGTCCCCAGCACCACTCAGCCAAAGCCAGCTCCACCTGTCCACATTGCCACAGCCATCTCCTCCCTCGGCTTTAACTCTATCCGCGTCCTCAACCCTGACCCAACCCTCACCCGCGCCTTCACCTACACCAATACCACCCTCTTCCTCACCATTCCCAACCCCTTGGTCCAACCCATCGCCTCCAACCGCTCCATGGCCCTCCGCTGGCTTTACGTCCACGTCGTCCCCTTCTACCCACGCGCTCGTATCACCACCATCTCCGTCGGCAATGACTTACTCTCCGCCTCCCCCTCCGGGTTCTACTCCTTCCTCCTCCCCGCAATCCGTAACGTACACCTGGCGCTTCGCAATCTTGGCATCCGCAAGATCTCCGTCTCCACCTCCTTCTCCTTCGTCAACATCATTTCCACTCCGTTTCCTCCCTCCTCTGCCGAGTTCCAAGGCCTGGCTTCAGATAATCTGATCAAACCGTTGCTTCAGTTCTTGCGGGACACCAACTCGTCCTTCTTGATCAACATCTATCCCTACAAGGTGTACAGGTTGAACTGCGAGATTCCCATTGGCTTTGCTCTGTTTCAGGAGCACCCTTTTAATTTCCGTGACGACTTGATCACCGGCGTTCGTTACCGGAACCTCTTCGACATGATGGTCGATGCCGCAATCAGTGCCATGACAGCGGTGGGCTTCGAGAACATTCCGGTGGTTGTGGCCGAGACAGGGTGGCCAAGCTCGGGCGATGCGCTGGAGGTTGATGCCAACTCGGCCTACGCCGAGATGTACCTTCGAGGCCTCGTGGCGCACTTGAAATCCGGACTCGGCACGCCGCTGAGGAAGGAAGGGGTGGCGGAGGCTTACATATACGAGCTGTTTGATGACGAAATTAGGCGGGGAACGACTCGGCATGAGCGCAGTTGGGGAATTCTGTTTTCCAATATGACCAAGAAGTACGAGATCGAATTCTCTGGATCAGACAGCACCGGAGGGAGTCGGGCTTTTCTCTATCTTTGCTCGGTTGCTGTTGCAGTAAATTTAATACGTGGACCTTTGCATTTGCTCAGCTGGTGA